From the genome of Acidobacteriota bacterium, one region includes:
- a CDS encoding GNAT family N-acetyltransferase yields the protein MTGMPIETRELTPDLWPQVEALFGEKGACGGCWCQAWRIRKGEKWDDVKGDVARERLRSGVLDGSVQAVLAFDGERAVGWCTFGPRRSFPRLDRAPSLRCDDADRVWSLPCFFVLRSHRRKGVAGVLLVHALGAMRRQGAEIAEGYPSKPDPSGRYIDTFAWTGTLSLFEKAGFTLAGNPGGGRRRVRKILG from the coding sequence ATGACCGGGATGCCTATCGAAACCCGTGAACTGACTCCCGACCTCTGGCCGCAGGTGGAAGCCCTCTTCGGGGAGAAGGGCGCCTGCGGGGGGTGCTGGTGCCAGGCCTGGCGGATCCGGAAGGGGGAGAAGTGGGACGACGTCAAGGGGGACGTCGCCCGGGAGCGGCTCCGGTCGGGCGTCCTGGACGGTTCGGTGCAGGCCGTCCTCGCCTTCGACGGCGAAAGGGCCGTGGGGTGGTGCACCTTCGGCCCCCGGCGGTCCTTTCCCCGCCTGGACCGGGCCCCCAGCCTGCGCTGTGACGACGCGGACCGGGTCTGGTCGCTCCCCTGCTTCTTTGTCCTTCGCAGCCACCGCCGGAAAGGGGTGGCCGGCGTCCTGCTCGTCCATGCCCTGGGCGCGATGCGGCGTCAGGGGGCGGAGATCGCCGAAGGATACCCCTCGAAGCCGGACCCTTCCGGACGTTACATCGACACCTTCGCCTGGACCGGGACGCTTTCCCTCTTCGAGAAGGCGGGTTTCACCCTGGCCGGGAACCCCGGGGGCGGGCGGCGCCGGGTGCGGAAAATCCTGGGCTGA
- a CDS encoding DUF2278 family protein, whose product MLFFFTAVLATSAAYATFNKYGVVIGTVDDYHLEPDEDEGKWPHYHIHVQTPAGIYECVINMDTRAGVQILHRIAQLPWFGPGFVGLFSRANGYHELANGLDAGASTSGALDFIRMNDIWQITRTYPWETHQLVDTAPVEDTVPEFDAAMVGARRVYVFGAKYYSGLGVHCVHQNQGNLCPPDYDNNTWQDGAVIIEYDPIRLTLPGPCYIRWPGGLVCVPGHTIYLPNRKIIMTRFVVQHDFTETTGDEDHNGCADTTLSTTTYNPNKAANTWQHYGPFNTEQVEASLDVTAGNFDLYIRKGSQPDDSNYDVLSNKTGTADEFGWMWGTGNYYVSVKANGVASTGTLTIKRK is encoded by the coding sequence ATGTTGTTTTTCTTCACCGCGGTCCTGGCGACCTCGGCGGCCTATGCGACGTTCAACAAGTACGGGGTGGTGATCGGCACGGTTGACGACTACCACCTGGAACCGGACGAGGACGAGGGAAAGTGGCCCCACTACCACATCCACGTCCAGACCCCTGCCGGCATCTATGAGTGCGTCATCAACATGGACACCCGGGCCGGGGTCCAGATCCTCCACCGGATCGCCCAGTTGCCCTGGTTCGGGCCGGGCTTCGTCGGCCTCTTCTCCCGGGCGAACGGCTACCACGAACTGGCCAACGGCCTGGACGCAGGGGCCTCCACCAGCGGCGCCCTGGACTTCATCCGGATGAACGACATCTGGCAGATCACCCGCACCTACCCCTGGGAGACCCACCAATTGGTCGACACGGCCCCGGTCGAGGACACCGTCCCCGAGTTCGACGCGGCGATGGTCGGAGCGCGGCGGGTGTATGTCTTCGGCGCGAAGTACTATTCCGGCCTGGGCGTGCACTGTGTGCACCAGAACCAGGGGAACCTCTGCCCGCCCGATTATGACAACAACACCTGGCAGGACGGCGCCGTCATCATCGAGTACGATCCCATCCGGCTCACGCTCCCGGGGCCGTGCTACATCAGGTGGCCGGGCGGACTCGTCTGCGTCCCCGGGCACACGATCTACCTTCCCAACCGGAAGATCATCATGACCCGCTTCGTCGTTCAGCACGACTTCACCGAAACCACCGGTGACGAAGACCACAACGGCTGTGCCGACACGACCCTCTCCACCACCACGTACAACCCCAACAAGGCGGCCAACACCTGGCAGCACTACGGCCCTTTCAACACCGAGCAGGTGGAGGCCAGCCTGGACGTCACCGCCGGCAACTTCGACCTTTACATTCGCAAGGGGTCGCAGCCCGACGACAGCAACTACGACGTGTTGTCGAACAAGACGGGCACGGCGGACGAGTTCGGGTGGATGTGGGGTACCGGCAACTACTACGTGTCCGTGAAAGCCAACGGCGTCGCGTCCACCGGGACCTTGACGATCAAGCGCAAGTAG
- a CDS encoding M3 family metallopeptidase produces the protein MTESGFSRLLATLLLAALATPLLLAQTGAKPSDAGPAAGNPFFKAWETPFNTPPFDQIRTAHFLPAILEGIKRHQAEIDAITANPEAPTFTNTVAALDRAGVFLGEVLSVFGGLQGAETSPELQAVAREAAPIQTAHFTNIRLDRKLFERVKAVYDQREKLKLNPEERFLLENSYQDFVRGGALLDDAGKARLREVNRELSLLGVKFGDNLLAETNASRIVIGKREDLAGLPPAVEAMGAETAKQLGMEGQWVYTVQVASMTPFLQYASNRALREQLYRAYFMRGNRGNEHDNKETVLRIVTLRKEKANLLGYPSHAHFILEENMAKTPDAVNAFLKRLWDPALARAKAELAEMQAIADREKAGFELASWDWWYYAEKLRKEKYDLDDTALRPYFKLENVREGVFRLCRDLYGLQFLELKDVPVYNPEVRVYEVKEEDGRHVGLLYLDFHPRPGKRGGAWSGSFRRAWYRDGKRVPPLSTIVCNFTRPTADAPSLLSLDEVETFFHEFGHALNTLFADSPNRTRTTPRDAVELPSQIMENWAFEPDLLKHYARHYQTGELMPADLMKKVGNSKLFNQGFATVEYLAASVLDMNWHTLSDPKGVEVNAFEAKAMGAIGLIPEILPRYRTPYFAHVFSGGYSAGYYAYIWAGVLDSDAYEAFVEKGLFDRATARLFRDNILAKLGTEDTMTLYKRFRGAEPKVEPLLRRRGLLPADGQVAK, from the coding sequence ATGACTGAATCCGGATTCAGCCGATTACTCGCCACGCTGCTCCTGGCGGCGCTGGCCACCCCGCTGCTTCTTGCGCAGACCGGCGCGAAGCCATCCGACGCCGGGCCCGCCGCGGGCAACCCTTTCTTCAAGGCCTGGGAGACCCCCTTCAACACCCCGCCCTTCGACCAGATCCGGACGGCGCACTTCCTCCCCGCCATCCTGGAGGGGATCAAGCGCCATCAGGCCGAGATCGACGCCATCACCGCCAACCCGGAAGCGCCCACCTTCACCAACACCGTGGCCGCCCTCGACCGGGCGGGGGTCTTCCTGGGCGAGGTCCTGTCGGTCTTCGGCGGCCTCCAGGGCGCCGAGACCAGCCCCGAACTCCAGGCCGTGGCCCGGGAGGCCGCCCCGATCCAGACGGCCCACTTCACCAACATCCGGCTCGACCGGAAGCTCTTCGAGCGGGTCAAGGCCGTGTACGACCAGCGTGAGAAGCTGAAGCTGAACCCGGAGGAGCGCTTCCTGCTGGAGAACAGCTACCAGGACTTCGTCCGGGGCGGCGCGCTCCTGGACGACGCCGGGAAGGCCCGCCTGCGGGAGGTCAACCGCGAGCTCTCGCTGCTGGGCGTGAAGTTCGGCGACAACCTGCTGGCGGAGACCAACGCCTCCCGCATCGTGATCGGGAAGCGGGAGGACCTGGCCGGTTTGCCCCCGGCGGTGGAGGCCATGGGCGCCGAGACGGCGAAACAGCTCGGGATGGAGGGCCAGTGGGTTTACACCGTGCAGGTCGCCAGCATGACGCCCTTCCTCCAGTACGCCTCGAACCGCGCCCTGCGGGAGCAGCTCTACCGGGCCTACTTCATGCGCGGCAACCGGGGCAACGAACACGACAACAAGGAGACCGTCCTGCGCATCGTGACGCTGCGGAAGGAGAAGGCGAACCTTTTGGGTTACCCGTCCCACGCCCACTTCATCCTCGAGGAAAACATGGCGAAGACCCCCGACGCGGTCAATGCCTTCCTCAAGCGCCTCTGGGACCCGGCGCTGGCCCGGGCGAAGGCCGAGCTGGCCGAGATGCAGGCCATCGCCGACCGGGAGAAGGCGGGCTTTGAGCTGGCCTCTTGGGACTGGTGGTACTACGCGGAGAAGCTTCGCAAGGAAAAGTACGATCTCGACGACACCGCCCTGCGCCCCTACTTCAAGCTGGAGAACGTCCGGGAGGGCGTCTTCCGGCTCTGCCGGGACCTCTACGGCCTGCAGTTCCTGGAACTGAAGGACGTTCCCGTCTACAACCCCGAAGTCCGGGTTTACGAAGTCAAGGAGGAGGACGGCCGCCACGTGGGGCTCCTCTACCTCGACTTCCACCCGCGGCCGGGAAAGCGGGGCGGCGCCTGGTCCGGGAGCTTCCGCCGGGCCTGGTACCGTGACGGCAAGCGGGTGCCCCCCCTCTCCACCATTGTCTGCAACTTCACCCGCCCCACGGCGGACGCCCCGTCCCTCCTCAGCCTGGACGAGGTGGAGACCTTCTTCCACGAGTTCGGGCACGCGCTCAACACCCTGTTCGCCGACAGCCCCAACCGCACCCGCACCACCCCGCGGGACGCCGTGGAACTCCCGTCCCAGATCATGGAGAACTGGGCCTTCGAGCCCGACCTGCTCAAGCACTACGCCCGCCACTACCAGACCGGCGAACTGATGCCCGCGGACCTGATGAAGAAGGTGGGGAACAGCAAGCTCTTCAACCAGGGCTTCGCCACCGTGGAATACCTGGCGGCCTCCGTCCTCGACATGAACTGGCACACCCTTTCGGACCCGAAGGGGGTGGAGGTGAACGCTTTCGAGGCGAAGGCCATGGGCGCCATCGGCCTCATCCCGGAGATCCTGCCCCGGTACCGGACCCCCTACTTCGCCCACGTCTTCAGCGGAGGGTACTCGGCCGGCTACTACGCCTACATCTGGGCGGGCGTGCTGGACTCGGACGCCTACGAGGCCTTCGTGGAGAAGGGGCTCTTCGACCGGGCCACCGCCCGGCTGTTCCGCGACAACATCCTGGCGAAGCTGGGCACCGAGGACACCATGACCCTCTACAAGCGCTTCCGCGGGGCCGAGCCGAAGGTGGAACCGCTGCTCAGGCGCCGGGGCTTGCTCCCGGCCGATGGCCAGGTTGCAAAATAG
- a CDS encoding glycosyltransferase family 2 protein, which translates to MSVVVLNWNGAAFLERCLEAVQAQTVTDREVLLVDNGSSDGSETLVRAWGERPGFRSFLLDRNTGFCGGNNLAFRHARGEWVALLNNDAVPEPAWLENLLRRGDPARKVGMVGSKILFADPPGVIDKAGHLIWPDGQNRGRGTGQPDTGQYDREEEILWPDGCAALYHRDLVRETGGFDETFFAYADDADLGLRARLLGWRATYAPDAVVRHLHSMTAGSFSPLKIMLVERNRIFLALKNFPLSLLLQNPYWMVRRFWWLSWGALRVKGSSGRFVEEHGRWRLLKTLAWAWLSAAKKLPPILRARRGIQRGKRLSGREVKALLRRWRIDVRELTLRD; encoded by the coding sequence GTGAGCGTCGTCGTGCTCAACTGGAACGGGGCGGCCTTCCTGGAGCGGTGCCTCGAGGCGGTGCAGGCCCAGACCGTCACCGACCGCGAGGTGCTGCTGGTGGACAACGGCTCCTCGGACGGCTCGGAGACCCTCGTCCGGGCGTGGGGGGAGCGCCCCGGCTTCCGGAGCTTCCTCCTGGACCGGAACACCGGCTTCTGCGGGGGGAACAACCTCGCCTTCCGTCACGCCCGCGGCGAGTGGGTGGCCCTGCTCAACAACGACGCCGTCCCCGAGCCCGCCTGGCTGGAGAACCTCCTCCGCCGCGGCGACCCGGCGCGGAAGGTCGGCATGGTGGGGAGCAAGATCCTCTTTGCCGACCCACCGGGCGTCATCGACAAGGCGGGTCACCTCATCTGGCCCGACGGCCAGAACCGCGGCCGGGGAACGGGACAGCCCGACACGGGCCAGTACGACCGGGAGGAGGAGATCCTCTGGCCCGACGGCTGCGCCGCCCTCTACCACCGGGACCTGGTCCGGGAGACGGGGGGCTTCGACGAGACCTTCTTCGCCTACGCCGACGACGCCGACCTGGGGCTGCGCGCCCGGCTCCTGGGCTGGAGGGCCACTTACGCCCCCGATGCGGTGGTCCGGCACCTCCACTCCATGACGGCGGGGAGCTTCTCGCCCCTCAAGATCATGCTGGTGGAGCGCAACCGCATTTTCCTGGCCCTGAAAAACTTCCCGTTGTCCCTTCTGCTGCAGAACCCGTACTGGATGGTCCGGCGCTTCTGGTGGCTCTCCTGGGGCGCCCTGCGGGTGAAGGGGTCCTCCGGGCGTTTCGTGGAGGAACACGGCCGGTGGCGGCTCCTGAAGACCCTCGCCTGGGCCTGGCTCAGCGCCGCCAAGAAACTCCCGCCGATCCTGCGGGCGCGGCGGGGGATCCAGCGGGGGAAGCGCCTCTCCGGCCGCGAGGTGAAGGCCTTGCTCCGCCGGTGGCGCATCGACGTCCGCGAACTCACCCTGAGGGATTGA
- a CDS encoding MFS transporter produces the protein MAHRAVDDPAESPRRPKRGMSGILGMVVLVGMGEHLAERFLPLYLQELTTAATAVAAIGLLAGMDDLLSALYSFPGGYLSDRLGAKRALLVFNGASAAGYLIVILVPTWWAVLLGAALFISWSAISLPATMDLVARSFPANRRTLGVSLLALVRRVPKMTGPVVGGACIAAWGVSGGLRAAFVIALLLAAAAAVLQQALIEDVRETAGRAELRPWRVWAEVPAGLRHLLLSDILIRFCERIPDAFVVVWATRTVQHPVSELVFGGLSALENLTAVLVYLPVAWLADRFGKKPFVLITFVFFTAFPLVLLHSRSLSPLIFAFVLRGLKEFGEPTRKALIMDLAPEGRKAAVFGLYYLVRDVIVSAAAFGGALLWRLSPETNLLTAFGFGVLGTLWFAWRGVDTPLSKNTPVRG, from the coding sequence ATGGCACACCGCGCCGTCGACGATCCCGCGGAATCACCCCGGCGCCCGAAGCGCGGGATGTCCGGGATACTGGGCATGGTGGTGCTGGTGGGCATGGGGGAGCACCTGGCCGAGCGCTTCCTGCCGCTGTACCTCCAGGAACTGACCACCGCCGCCACGGCCGTCGCGGCCATCGGCCTCCTGGCGGGCATGGACGACCTGCTCTCCGCGCTCTACTCCTTCCCCGGCGGCTACCTGAGCGACCGGCTCGGCGCCAAGCGCGCCCTGCTGGTGTTCAACGGGGCGAGCGCCGCCGGCTACCTGATCGTCATCCTCGTCCCGACCTGGTGGGCGGTGCTCCTCGGCGCGGCCCTCTTCATCTCCTGGTCCGCCATCTCGCTGCCCGCCACCATGGACCTGGTCGCCCGGTCTTTCCCCGCCAACCGGCGGACGCTGGGCGTCTCCCTGCTGGCTCTCGTGCGCCGGGTGCCGAAAATGACGGGGCCGGTGGTGGGCGGGGCCTGCATCGCCGCCTGGGGCGTGAGCGGGGGCCTGCGCGCCGCCTTCGTCATCGCGCTGCTCCTGGCCGCGGCCGCCGCGGTGCTGCAGCAGGCCCTGATCGAGGACGTCCGGGAGACGGCGGGCCGGGCCGAGCTTCGCCCCTGGCGGGTCTGGGCGGAGGTGCCCGCGGGCCTGCGCCACCTGCTCCTGTCCGACATCCTGATCCGCTTCTGCGAGCGTATCCCGGACGCCTTCGTCGTGGTGTGGGCGACGCGGACCGTCCAACACCCCGTTTCGGAACTGGTGTTCGGCGGGCTCTCGGCCCTGGAGAACCTGACCGCCGTCCTGGTCTATCTCCCCGTGGCCTGGCTGGCCGACCGGTTCGGGAAGAAACCCTTCGTCCTGATCACGTTCGTTTTCTTCACCGCCTTTCCCCTGGTCCTCCTCCACTCCCGGTCCCTCTCCCCGCTGATCTTTGCCTTCGTGCTGAGAGGCCTCAAGGAGTTCGGCGAACCCACCCGGAAGGCCCTGATCATGGACCTGGCGCCCGAGGGGCGCAAGGCCGCCGTGTTCGGCCTGTACTACCTCGTACGGGACGTGATCGTTTCCGCGGCCGCGTTTGGCGGCGCGCTGCTGTGGCGCCTCTCGCCGGAAACCAACCTGCTGACGGCTTTCGGGTTCGGGGTCCTCGGCACCCTCTGGTTCGCCTGGCGTGGAGTGGACACCCCGCTCTCGAAGAACACCCCCGTTCGCGGTTGA
- a CDS encoding ArgE/DapE family deacylase, whose amino-acid sequence MIIWFVRIGEFTVDEQKLLETLAERKAEMAERLCELVAIPTANPPGQACRECVGYLSELLTSWGIEHQVLDGPGGGGERPSIVGRCGEGASALHFHGHYDVVPAASPDQFRPRREGDRVFGRGSADMKGGLLAMLFALRAVRDAGIRPGTALTFSLVPDEETGGEAGTAHLFRIGALPPMPLSGMIMPEPTGGAVWHASKGALTYEILTRGTFAHVGLAHRGDNAFEHLVALAADFLELKKVVDARRTALSVLPPGADRSVLLLGGQCGSGSNFNVVPDRAFFTLDRRFNPEELPVSVRAEIEAVLHRHRQRGGVVESRVTQEAEAAVSDPRSPAGEALSQAIRNVTGTAPPFRLCPGVCEIRFFARVGVPAFAYGPGRLEDAHSPDEHVELADLVTCAKVYVQAAVRMSPP is encoded by the coding sequence GTGATAATCTGGTTTGTCCGGATCGGGGAGTTCACTGTAGACGAGCAGAAATTGCTGGAAACCCTCGCGGAACGAAAGGCCGAGATGGCGGAGCGCCTCTGCGAGCTCGTGGCCATCCCTACGGCTAACCCTCCGGGACAGGCCTGTCGGGAGTGCGTCGGGTATCTCTCGGAACTGCTGACGTCCTGGGGGATCGAGCACCAAGTCCTCGACGGGCCCGGGGGCGGTGGTGAGCGTCCCTCCATCGTGGGCCGGTGCGGGGAGGGCGCGTCCGCCCTCCATTTCCACGGCCACTACGACGTGGTCCCGGCCGCTTCCCCGGACCAGTTCCGTCCCCGCCGCGAGGGGGACCGGGTCTTCGGGCGCGGCAGCGCGGACATGAAGGGGGGCCTCCTGGCCATGCTCTTCGCCCTCCGGGCGGTGCGGGACGCGGGCATCCGCCCGGGGACGGCCCTGACCTTCTCCCTCGTCCCCGACGAGGAAACGGGGGGCGAGGCCGGCACGGCACACCTGTTCCGGATCGGGGCCCTGCCGCCGATGCCCCTGTCGGGGATGATCATGCCGGAGCCCACCGGCGGCGCCGTCTGGCACGCCAGCAAAGGCGCGCTGACGTATGAAATCCTCACCCGGGGGACCTTCGCCCACGTGGGGCTGGCCCACCGGGGGGACAACGCCTTCGAGCACCTGGTGGCGCTGGCCGCCGACTTCCTGGAACTGAAGAAGGTCGTCGATGCCCGCCGCACGGCGCTGTCGGTCCTTCCGCCCGGGGCCGACCGGTCGGTCCTGCTTCTCGGGGGCCAATGCGGGAGCGGGAGCAATTTCAACGTCGTGCCCGACCGGGCCTTCTTCACCCTCGACCGGCGTTTCAACCCCGAGGAGTTGCCGGTTTCGGTCCGGGCGGAGATCGAGGCGGTCCTCCACCGCCATCGTCAGCGGGGGGGCGTCGTGGAAAGCCGGGTCACCCAGGAAGCGGAAGCCGCCGTGTCCGACCCGCGCAGCCCGGCGGGTGAAGCGCTGTCGCAGGCGATCCGCAACGTGACGGGGACGGCGCCCCCCTTCCGGCTCTGCCCCGGGGTCTGCGAGATCCGGTTCTTCGCCCGGGTGGGGGTCCCGGCCTTCGCCTACGGCCCGGGCCGCCTCGAGGACGCCCACAGCCCCGACGAGCACGTGGAACTGGCCGACCTCGTGACATGCGCGAAAGTCTACGTCCAGGCCGCGGTCCGGATGAGTCCTCCATGA
- the rpsT gene encoding 30S ribosomal protein S20, which yields MAHHKAALKSIRQTKVHTERNRHTKSTMRTAVKKVRALIDDNKLEEAQKMLPQAFSVIDKSVTKGVLHRNAADRTKSRLTVAAKKTERE from the coding sequence ATGGCTCATCATAAAGCGGCACTGAAAAGCATCCGGCAGACCAAGGTCCACACCGAGCGCAACCGGCACACCAAGAGCACCATGCGCACGGCCGTGAAGAAGGTCCGGGCCCTGATCGACGACAACAAGCTGGAAGAAGCCCAGAAGATGCTGCCCCAGGCCTTCTCGGTCATCGACAAGAGCGTGACGAAGGGCGTCCTGCACCGCAACGCGGCGGACCGCACCAAGTCCCGCCTGACCGTGGCCGCCAAGAAAACCGAGCGGGAATAG